In a genomic window of Sardina pilchardus chromosome 20, fSarPil1.1, whole genome shotgun sequence:
- the cmpk2 gene encoding UMP-CMP kinase 2, mitochondrial, which produces MAKRTMSHIGQWCSRIFGVECAKARPVYFALRMGRQMESTGTELKELFGDRKVYSFHVHCKDRIQRSKWYELLQNKLSSIPSTDCTIMEMSSFLPNVQQSVIKGFLLKLNNDNPITEKVVEELLQVDTLFICSYVQERDEIWQQHLSQTEGLDMSTRYRVMSTGAPALHPSVLNIKNNDVFYSFEDAYKVLVECRDIIPESKAVLDLVDQRIHPSESGKFPVIVIEGLDATGKTTLTESLKETVNAALLKSPPQSLAPLRPRFDCEPPLIRRAFYALGNYITAGQIARESSKAPVIVDRYWHSTAAYAIATAVGGGVGNLPARGSEVYRWPGDLLRPGLVLLLTVDPEERQRRLRGRGLDQTREEAELEANHLFRKKVEEAYKRIEDPACVIVDASPTPDKVLQQVLLLMKNKCHL; this is translated from the exons ATGGCTAAACGCACGATGTCCCACATTGGACAGTGGTGTTCCAGAATTTTTGGAGTCGAGTGCGCCAAGGCGCGTCCTGTCTATTTCGCCTTGCGCATGGGTAGGCAGATGGAATCGACAGGAACGGAGTTGAAAGAACTATTCGGAGATAGGAAAGTCTACTCATTTCACGTCCACTGCAAAGACAGAATTCAGAGATCGAAATGGTATGAGCTTCTCCAAAACAAACTGTCATCCATTCCCTCAACCGACTGCACTATAATGGAAATGTCATCATTCTTGCCCAATGTGCAGCAATCGGTCATCAAAGGATTTCTTTTAAAACTCAACAATGATAACCCCATCACAGAAAAGGTGGTTGAAGAACTTCTACAAGTGGACACACTGTTTATCTGTTCTTATGTTCAAGAAAGAGACGAGATCTGGCAGCAACACCTGTCTCAGACTGAAGGCTTAGACATGTCTACAAGGTACCGCGTCATGTCAACAGGAGCACCGGCACTTCATCCCTCAGTTCTAAATATAAAGAACAACGACGTTTTCTACAGCTTCGAAGACGCGTATAAAGTTTTGGTGGAG TGTAGGGACATCATTCCTGAGTCAAAGGCTGTTCTGGATCTAGTGGATCAGCGAATACATCCCAGTGAAAGTGGGAAGTTCCCGGTAATTGTCATTGAAGGACTCGATGCCACAG GTAAAACAACGCTGACAGAGTCTTTGAAGGAGACGGTGAATGCTGCGCTGCTCAAGTCCCCTCCCCAGAGTCTGGCTCCACTGAGGCCGCGCTTTGACTGCGAGCCCCCCCTTATCCGCAGAGCCTTCTATGCCCTGGGGAACTACATTACAGCTGGGCAGATAGCCAGGGAGTCATCAAAGGCTCCTGTCATTGTAGACAG GTACTGGCACAGTACGGCGGCGTATGCCATCGCTACAGCGGTGGGCGGAGGCGTGGGAAACCTGCCAGCCCGCGGGTCGGAGGTGTACCGCTGGCCCGGGGACCTGCTGCGGCCCGGCCTGGTCCTGCTGCTGACCGTCGACCCCGAGGAGAGGCAGCGGCGGCTGCGGGGCCGGGGCCTGGACCAGACCCGCGAGGAGGCCGAGCTGGAGGCCAACCACCTGTTCCGCAAGAA AGTGGAGGAAGCGTACAAGAGGATTGAGGACCCGGCCTGCGTCATCGTGGATGCCAGTCCCACTCCAGACAAAGTGCTCCAGCAAGTGTTGCTTTTAATGAAGAACAAATGCCACTTGTAA